One Felis catus isolate Fca126 chromosome D2, F.catus_Fca126_mat1.0, whole genome shotgun sequence DNA window includes the following coding sequences:
- the PBLD gene encoding phenazine biosynthesis-like domain-containing protein isoform X1, producing the protein MKLPIFTVDAFTAKAFHGNPAAVCLLENKLDEDMHQKIAREMNLSETAFIRKLHPTDNFTQSSCFGLRWFTPATEVPLCGHATLASAAVLFYKIKNVNSTLTFVTLSGELTARRAQDGIILDLPLYPTHPQDFHEVDDLIKTAIGDTLVQDIRYSPDTRKLLVRLSDTYKRSFLENLKVNTQNLLQVENTGKVKGLILTLKGEPGGQSQAFDFYSRYFAPWVGVAEDPVTGSAHAVLSSYWSQQLGKKDMHAFQCSCRGGELEISLRPDGRVDIRGGTAIVLEGTLTA; encoded by the exons aAACTGGATGAAGACATGCATCAAAAAATTGCAAGAGAAATGAACCTCTCTGAAACTGCTTTTATCCGAAAACTGCACCCAACTGACAACTTTACCCAAa gtTCCTGCTTTGGATTAAGGTGGTTTACGCCGGCGACTGAGGTTCCTCTCTGTGGCCATGCTACCCTGGCTTCCGCAGCTGTGCtgttttacaaaataa AAAATGTGAATAGCACTCTAACCTTTGTCACTCTGAGTGGGGAACTAACGGCCAGAAGAGCACAGGATGGTATCATCCTGGATCTGCCTCTTTATCCAACTCACCCCCAG GACTTCCATGAAGTGGACGACTTGATAAAG ACTGCCATAGGTGATACACTGGTCCAGGACATCCGCTATTCTCCAGATACCCGAAAGCTCCTTGTCCGGCTCAGTGATACTTACAAGAG GTCATTTTTGGAGAACCTGAAGGTGAACACACAGAATCTTCTGCAAGTGGAAAACACAGGAAAGGTGAAAGGACTCATTCTCACCCTTAAAGGAGAGCCTGGAGGGCAGAGCCAAGCATTTGACTTTTACTCCAGATATTTTGCACCGTGGGTTGGTGTGGCTGAAGACCCTGTAACAG GGTCTGCCCATGCCGTTCTCAGCAGCTACTGGTCTCAGCAACTGGGGAAGAAAGACATGCATG CCTTTCAGTGTTCCTGCCGAGGAGGAGAACTGGAGATTTCACTGCGTCCTGATGGACGAGTTGACATTAGAGGTGGCACTGCTATTGTTTTAGAGGGCACTCTGACAGCCTAG